One window of Maridesulfovibrio ferrireducens genomic DNA carries:
- the lpxA gene encoding acyl-ACP--UDP-N-acetylglucosamine O-acyltransferase, whose product MSTGIHPTAIVDPGAVIGTNVTIGPFCVVEGNTVIGDNCYLDSYVQIKSFTRMGKGNSIHSNAVLGDAPQYLGFKEEETTLEIGDDNIFREFVTVNRGTVEGGGCTRIGNNCMLMAYVHVAHDCKLGNNVIIANSSNLAGHVEVGDHVTISGMSGIHQFVRIGEYAFLGGMSGFAKDLPPYMLATGIRGVLHGPNSIGLRRHGFNSKTCMAIKKAYRIIFRSGLTRDESLEMAEKEMSEIPEVMKLITFVRDSERGVCPADRSPE is encoded by the coding sequence GTGTCGACTGGCATTCATCCTACCGCAATCGTTGATCCTGGCGCTGTTATCGGAACCAACGTTACCATTGGCCCGTTTTGTGTGGTTGAGGGTAATACTGTTATCGGTGATAATTGTTATTTGGATTCTTACGTTCAAATTAAGTCTTTCACTCGTATGGGGAAAGGCAATTCTATTCATTCAAATGCTGTCCTCGGAGATGCGCCTCAGTACCTTGGTTTTAAGGAAGAGGAGACAACTTTAGAGATCGGTGATGATAACATTTTTCGTGAGTTCGTTACTGTTAACCGTGGTACGGTTGAAGGTGGCGGATGCACTCGTATAGGCAACAATTGTATGCTTATGGCATATGTTCACGTTGCTCATGACTGTAAACTTGGAAATAATGTAATTATTGCTAATTCGTCCAATTTAGCAGGCCATGTTGAAGTCGGCGATCATGTCACAATAAGTGGTATGTCCGGAATTCATCAGTTTGTCAGAATTGGAGAATATGCTTTTCTCGGCGGTATGTCAGGATTTGCTAAGGATTTACCTCCTTATATGCTGGCGACAGGTATTCGCGGAGTTTTGCACGGTCCGAACTCAATTGGTCTTAGAAGACATGGATTTAACTCTAAAACCTGCATGGCAATTAAGAAAGCATATAGAATTATTTTCCGTTCAGGTCTTACCCGCGATGAATCTCTAGAAATGGCTGAAAAGGAAATGTCAGAAATTCCTGAGGTCATGAAGCTAATAACCTTTGTTAGAGATAGTGAACGTGGAGTTTGTCCTGCGGACCGCAGCCCTGAATAA
- a CDS encoding OmpH family outer membrane protein, which yields MRKILFLVLVLVLAFQAHAFAGTQKIGVAAMGKLIKDSEAGQAAQKQMEKKFVSAKKNLESKQKELEGLKQSLQKQSLVLSLEAKQDKELEFKRKVRDYQDLAQATQRKMQAEEQKVGTPVLENIKAAVNTYAKKNSFTAIFDKGSSGFLYVDDAVDVTNEILLEMNRAYRAGKK from the coding sequence ATGCGTAAAATTTTATTTTTGGTTCTGGTTTTAGTTCTAGCTTTTCAGGCACATGCTTTTGCTGGTACTCAGAAAATCGGTGTTGCCGCAATGGGCAAACTGATAAAAGATTCTGAGGCTGGACAAGCTGCTCAAAAGCAAATGGAAAAGAAGTTTGTATCTGCTAAAAAGAATCTTGAATCTAAACAGAAAGAACTTGAAGGGCTTAAGCAGTCTTTGCAGAAACAGAGCCTTGTTCTTTCTCTTGAAGCTAAACAGGATAAGGAATTAGAGTTTAAACGCAAAGTTCGTGATTATCAGGATCTCGCTCAGGCTACTCAGAGAAAAATGCAGGCTGAAGAGCAGAAAGTTGGAACTCCTGTTTTAGAAAATATAAAAGCAGCGGTTAATACTTATGCTAAGAAAAATTCATTTACAGCTATTTTTGATAAAGGATCTTCCGGATTTCTTTATGTAGATGACGCTGTTGATGTAACAAATGAAATTCTTCTCGAAATGAACCGTGCTTACAGAGCAGGTAAAAAGTAG
- a CDS encoding DUF89 domain-containing protein, which yields MRTQLDCLPCFLNMALTGIRKACPGQEDVHEAVIRAWAKGFAEADLSESPPSLAGRLFRMTSNHIGDVDIYKVQKDEANKRVMELLPSITETVYGSADPLLAAMGVSIIGNYMDCALMEQFDWEAELGHLEQGLDRSLFASFVEKVRVDKSLLILGDNAGEIGLDTIFTGLLQAEGVKVTYVVRGKNILNDATLEDAKFVGMTDVCEVVTSGVDTPGTVLERCSLEFNERLKKSPVVLSKGQGNFESLWGVMPDVYYAFKVKCPVVAGITGHPMKTSLFCRES from the coding sequence ATGAGAACTCAGCTTGATTGTTTACCTTGTTTTTTGAATATGGCTTTAACCGGAATTCGGAAAGCATGTCCTGGGCAGGAAGATGTTCACGAAGCCGTTATACGCGCATGGGCAAAAGGGTTTGCCGAGGCTGACCTTAGTGAATCTCCACCATCACTTGCCGGAAGACTTTTCAGGATGACTTCAAATCATATTGGTGATGTGGATATTTATAAAGTTCAGAAAGATGAAGCTAATAAGCGTGTAATGGAATTGCTTCCAAGTATAACTGAAACTGTATATGGAAGTGCTGACCCGTTGCTTGCTGCGATGGGAGTATCAATTATCGGTAATTATATGGATTGCGCTCTGATGGAACAGTTCGACTGGGAGGCTGAATTAGGGCACCTCGAGCAAGGGCTGGATCGTTCTTTGTTTGCTTCTTTTGTCGAGAAGGTCAGAGTTGATAAATCTCTCTTAATTCTTGGGGATAATGCCGGTGAAATCGGACTGGATACTATTTTTACCGGATTATTACAGGCGGAAGGGGTCAAGGTCACCTATGTTGTCAGAGGTAAGAATATTCTTAATGATGCTACACTTGAGGATGCAAAGTTTGTAGGTATGACCGATGTATGCGAAGTTGTTACTTCCGGTGTGGATACTCCGGGGACTGTGCTTGAAAGATGCAGTCTTGAATTTAATGAAAGGTTAAAAAAATCTCCCGTTGTACTCAGTAAAGGACAAGGTAATTTTGAATCTTTATGGGGTGTTATGCCCGATGTTTACTATGCTTTTAAAGTAAAATGTCCGGTTGTCGCCGGGATTACAGGTCATCCCATGAAAACTTCATTGTTTTGTCGCGAAAGTTAA
- a CDS encoding ATP-binding protein, which produces MRIAIASGKGGTGKTTVAVNFAAYLDSLGVKVSFTDCDVEEPNAHFFLNPELSAEKDEFIPVPKIDEDKCIGESCRKCVEICHFKALIWMVNSVMVFDELCHGCGLCELACPADAIGEGQRLIGTTSHGKAGNIDFTRGLLRIGEAMSPPLIKVVKEISPKAEINIFDCPPGTSCPVVESLVGADFVALVTEPTPFGLHDLDLAVQLLDTLKQPYGVIINRSGMGDDRVEHYLSEKNIPLLGTLPHSREAASIYSGGGLLYDSISGFKDEFAKIWSSIQTFTGEAK; this is translated from the coding sequence ATGCGGATAGCTATCGCCAGCGGTAAAGGCGGCACAGGAAAAACAACTGTTGCTGTCAATTTTGCAGCCTATCTCGACTCCCTAGGAGTAAAAGTAAGCTTTACAGATTGTGACGTAGAAGAACCTAACGCCCATTTTTTTCTGAATCCAGAATTAAGTGCTGAAAAAGATGAATTTATTCCAGTTCCTAAAATTGATGAAGATAAATGCATAGGTGAATCGTGCAGAAAATGTGTTGAGATCTGCCACTTTAAAGCACTTATATGGATGGTAAACTCAGTCATGGTTTTTGATGAATTGTGCCACGGGTGCGGACTCTGTGAACTTGCCTGTCCCGCTGACGCAATAGGCGAAGGACAGAGACTTATCGGAACAACTTCACACGGGAAAGCCGGAAATATTGATTTTACCCGTGGACTGCTTCGAATTGGAGAAGCAATGTCTCCACCTTTAATTAAAGTTGTAAAAGAAATCTCCCCAAAAGCTGAAATAAACATTTTCGACTGCCCTCCCGGAACATCATGCCCCGTAGTAGAATCACTTGTAGGCGCTGATTTTGTTGCGCTCGTAACTGAGCCTACCCCCTTTGGACTTCATGATCTTGATCTGGCAGTTCAGCTTCTGGACACATTAAAACAGCCGTACGGAGTAATTATCAACCGTTCCGGTATGGGCGATGATCGAGTCGAACACTACTTATCAGAAAAGAATATTCCTCTGCTGGGTACATTACCCCACAGCCGCGAAGCCGCCTCAATATACTCAGGCGGTGGACTTCTTTATGATTCAATATCTGGATTTAAAGATGAATTCGCTAAGATTTGGTCATCTATCCAAACTTTCACAGGCGAGGCCAAATAA
- a CDS encoding FmdB family zinc ribbon protein, giving the protein MPIFEYICLECGKIYEEISSSDANEGECPSCGKTTREKLISSTSTLTGKEAPVTKPHGGKGCCGSSPSAKGCIPGSCCGRT; this is encoded by the coding sequence ATGCCTATTTTTGAATACATATGCCTTGAATGTGGAAAGATTTATGAAGAAATATCGAGTAGTGATGCGAACGAAGGCGAATGTCCTTCTTGCGGAAAAACAACTCGAGAAAAACTGATTTCTTCAACTTCAACTCTGACTGGAAAAGAAGCTCCCGTTACTAAACCGCATGGCGGTAAAGGATGCTGTGGCTCAAGTCCTTCAGCAAAAGGATGTATTCCAGGCTCTTGCTGCGGAAGAACCTAA
- a CDS encoding ATP-binding protein, whose amino-acid sequence MKQLVVISGKGGTGKTSVVAALASVGPKKVLADCDVDAADLHLILNPTILETNDFVSGVHPTIDPELCVQCGLCVEHCKFEAISENFSIIPEKCEGCGVCAFVCPAKAVTEHPRNCGKWFKSETRFGTMIHAALGIGEENSGKLVTTVRNASTAAGEENGAEIVLVDGSPGVGCPVIASLTNADLAVFVAEPTISAVHDLKRVHKLTEHFKIPSMTIINKCGINEDQENEIRRFCLEKEILIVGELPYDMGFTKAQLAGLSAVEFDPDGLGKNIKSIWEKMEKNF is encoded by the coding sequence ATGAAACAATTAGTTGTAATAAGCGGCAAAGGCGGCACAGGTAAAACCAGCGTAGTTGCTGCTCTAGCTTCAGTCGGCCCTAAAAAAGTTCTCGCAGATTGCGATGTGGATGCAGCAGATCTTCACTTAATACTTAATCCTACAATTCTTGAAACTAATGATTTTGTAAGCGGAGTCCATCCAACAATTGATCCCGAATTATGTGTTCAATGCGGACTTTGCGTTGAACATTGCAAATTCGAAGCTATTTCAGAAAATTTTTCAATTATACCTGAAAAATGTGAAGGATGTGGTGTCTGCGCTTTTGTTTGTCCTGCAAAAGCAGTAACGGAACACCCGCGCAATTGTGGTAAGTGGTTTAAATCTGAAACCCGTTTCGGCACCATGATTCATGCTGCTCTTGGAATAGGCGAAGAAAATTCCGGCAAACTAGTCACAACTGTCCGTAATGCTTCGACTGCTGCCGGTGAAGAAAACGGCGCTGAAATAGTATTGGTCGACGGCTCTCCCGGAGTTGGATGTCCTGTTATTGCATCACTCACAAACGCTGATCTTGCTGTCTTTGTTGCCGAACCCACAATCTCAGCAGTGCACGACCTTAAGAGAGTCCACAAGCTGACAGAACACTTCAAAATACCCTCAATGACCATCATCAATAAATGTGGAATTAATGAAGATCAGGAAAACGAGATTAGAAGATTCTGCCTTGAAAAAGAAATCCTTATTGTAGGTGAATTACCATACGATATGGGTTTCACAAAAGCTCAATTAGCTGGTCTTTCCGCAGTAGAATTTGACCCTGATGGTTTAGGGAAAAATATAAAATCAATTTGGGAAAAAATGGAAAAAAACTTTTAA
- a CDS encoding CGGC domain-containing protein gives MSKEKIVIIGCTTAMDTMCIGCSRCMVAFNRRKGEFERYDESAELTAIIGCGGCPGVGVVTRMAHLKLWNTALDEVPTIVHIAPCITNYCPHKDILIEKIKAKAGCEVVEGTHHFFPDQIFA, from the coding sequence ATGTCAAAAGAGAAAATTGTCATCATTGGTTGTACCACAGCAATGGATACCATGTGTATCGGATGCTCTCGCTGCATGGTCGCTTTCAATCGCCGCAAGGGTGAATTTGAACGCTATGATGAATCCGCTGAACTTACTGCAATCATTGGTTGCGGAGGTTGTCCCGGAGTTGGAGTTGTCACACGTATGGCTCACCTAAAGCTTTGGAATACTGCTTTGGATGAAGTACCTACTATAGTACACATTGCACCATGCATCACAAATTACTGTCCACATAAAGACATCTTAATTGAAAAAATTAAAGCAAAAGCAGGTTGTGAAGTCGTCGAAGGAACACATCACTTCTTCCCTGATCAAATTTTTGCTTAG
- a CDS encoding LpxI family protein has translation MNNASETIGLIAGGGQFPLLVAKGAAAQGNRVVAVSFKGHSNDEVHRIVDVWKELKLGQFSKLINFFLENGVTKVVMAGTINKPKAFDIRPDFRAAKLLFKLATKGDDVLLRAITDEFESEGFQVVGPHVYAPQLLTPAGLLTKRKPSDMEKKDLVVGWKIARELGRMDIGQCVVVREGVITAVEAIEGTDAAVKRGCSLGGKGCSIVKVFKPGQEDRVDMPSIGFKTVQGMKELGATCLGVEAGKSLFFDLDKSIEFADNNGICIVGLTSDWVDN, from the coding sequence ATGAATAATGCATCTGAAACAATTGGACTTATTGCCGGAGGGGGACAATTCCCCCTCTTGGTTGCTAAAGGAGCCGCAGCGCAGGGAAACCGTGTTGTGGCTGTATCTTTTAAAGGGCATTCAAACGATGAAGTTCATCGCATCGTTGATGTCTGGAAAGAACTTAAGTTAGGTCAATTCTCTAAATTGATAAATTTTTTCCTAGAAAACGGCGTGACAAAAGTAGTTATGGCCGGGACTATCAATAAACCTAAAGCTTTTGATATACGTCCAGATTTTAGAGCCGCTAAATTGCTTTTTAAGCTTGCGACAAAAGGTGATGATGTTTTGCTTAGAGCTATCACCGACGAGTTTGAATCCGAAGGATTTCAGGTTGTTGGACCGCATGTTTATGCACCGCAACTTCTTACTCCGGCCGGATTGCTGACAAAGCGTAAGCCCTCAGATATGGAAAAAAAGGATTTAGTTGTCGGGTGGAAAATCGCACGTGAATTAGGACGGATGGATATTGGGCAGTGCGTCGTTGTTCGTGAAGGCGTAATTACTGCTGTTGAAGCTATTGAAGGGACTGATGCTGCTGTTAAGCGCGGTTGTTCACTTGGGGGAAAGGGCTGTTCTATTGTTAAGGTTTTTAAGCCTGGTCAGGAAGATCGAGTTGATATGCCTTCAATCGGTTTTAAAACCGTTCAAGGGATGAAAGAGCTTGGTGCTACCTGTTTAGGGGTTGAAGCTGGCAAAAGTCTCTTTTTTGATTTAGATAAATCAATAGAGTTTGCTGATAATAATGGGATTTGCATTGTCGGATTAACTTCCGACTGGGTGGATAATTAG
- the lpxD gene encoding UDP-3-O-(3-hydroxymyristoyl)glucosamine N-acyltransferase: MLLSELAALLGLTISGKDTEITGVNTLENAGSCELSFLANSKYEAQLATTKAAAVVLNAKYADQVESAILSENPYMDLAKAMHVFSKPQGCVEGIHELAFIHPEAEVDETVTVYPFAFVGKGAKIGPNSKIFAGVYVGEDCEIGAGCCLYPNCSIMAGIVLGSGVIIQPGAVIGGDGFGYAQVSGKHMKIPQIGTVKIGDHVEIGSNTTIDRAALDVTKIGSGTKIDNLVQIAHNVVTGDDCLIISQSGIAGSTKLGNNVILAAQAGLVDNIKIGDGAIIGAQSGVTNDVPAGFVGAGSPLLEKGRYLRSSISIKKLPDMGRKFSALEKRIVALEAELAKGK, translated from the coding sequence ATGCTTTTATCAGAACTTGCAGCCCTGCTGGGGCTTACTATATCAGGTAAAGACACTGAAATTACCGGAGTTAATACTCTTGAAAATGCCGGATCATGCGAACTGTCATTTTTAGCTAATTCTAAATATGAAGCTCAGCTCGCAACGACGAAGGCTGCTGCTGTTGTGCTTAATGCAAAATATGCGGATCAAGTTGAGTCAGCTATATTGAGCGAAAATCCTTATATGGATTTAGCTAAGGCTATGCACGTGTTTTCTAAGCCTCAAGGATGTGTCGAAGGCATTCATGAACTTGCCTTTATTCATCCTGAAGCTGAAGTTGATGAAACAGTTACAGTTTATCCTTTTGCTTTTGTGGGAAAAGGGGCAAAAATTGGCCCTAACTCAAAGATTTTTGCCGGTGTTTATGTTGGCGAAGACTGTGAGATAGGTGCCGGATGTTGCCTTTATCCGAATTGTTCTATTATGGCCGGTATCGTTCTCGGTTCCGGGGTTATTATTCAACCCGGGGCTGTTATCGGCGGTGACGGTTTTGGTTATGCACAGGTTTCTGGAAAGCATATGAAGATTCCTCAAATCGGTACTGTCAAAATCGGTGATCATGTAGAAATCGGATCAAACACCACAATTGATAGAGCTGCGCTTGATGTTACAAAAATCGGTTCAGGAACGAAAATAGATAATCTCGTCCAGATTGCTCATAATGTTGTAACTGGCGATGATTGTTTAATTATTTCTCAGTCTGGTATAGCGGGAAGCACAAAGCTCGGTAATAATGTCATTTTGGCTGCTCAAGCCGGATTGGTAGATAATATTAAAATTGGAGACGGGGCAATTATTGGTGCTCAATCCGGAGTTACCAATGATGTACCGGCGGGTTTCGTCGGAGCAGGTTCTCCTCTTCTTGAAAAAGGTAGATATTTGAGAAGTTCAATCTCAATTAAAAAGCTTCCGGATATGGGGCGAAAGTTTTCAGCTCTGGAAAAGCGTATTGTAGCTCTCGAGGCTGAGCTGGCAAAAGGAAAATAA
- a CDS encoding AsmA family protein, which translates to MKKIFWILFLLFDLCLLAAVMGGIYYIESESPRSELEAYLSEISGRNVVFEKNLDFVFFPWIGFHTGAISVSGVPSEDSPPQITVSDIDFKVRLLPLLLGRIEIDTIIVDSPVVRVDRGKDGKLNLPFENLTSDDQQGGGFVLCKSISVRGVSVENATCVYRDIATGNAFNLSGVNVRTGALIKDSPIAFVVNANVDSDLFGIEAATGVKGLLHVSLADKSVAFSETSLSLHVESDEFLGSDGTIEGIASLNFDLVQGKIDVQNLVLQGMGVRLTGSAICSNIYESPSFIGELKSTQFDPKALFARFIPEKIPPEMDKVLNSASFSVAFHSTLKKTELKNLVLAIDDTVLRGEFSLRDYANPWAEFDVCADSIVLDNYTKLFALKKSVQPANSNIGTGKNKFKDMIIADLVRRIPCNGKVEIGKFVYDGLRMDNCRLSVSPGPKVASISVKDGAYLDGKFAVKADLSFDKQKEKDTLFLLGAGSVSSVSLSQLPLKFEGFKLTSGKVDFTLGSLRSSGKTFGEIVKNLKADICVDGKSVKASFNSKDIPAQYKQLHAQTIHMGLSAVPLTTSVRKGVVGRNLKVKLSCVLLNPSVTVGGDFSGNVFGSRNSTNDFLVNDSKLVLSLEGKSLPIRKKITLTCNGGAALKNQSIKFDSFVINSGKVKIAGDFNAKRLGSETAAVTGRLLLKETSCSDIFALLGLDKPATTDPEAFRSVAFDSSYQVNGDNLKMHINRCTLDNSNAKGTLELTNFKKPVLNFVLQADKVNVDRFLPPDEPVVTERPIGARKAVAPKVAEWKFPQTFLESINATGKIQCDAFRIFDFGGSRLSADVDMRQSVINIKNVKGIFHQGNIAGKLSIGFKNSTVALATDLEARGFQAGLFFADYVGRAYVKGTADSSVKLNGHSSANIDFIDTLSGRYAFKVVKGSYLFAAKVDKEGKEKQIPQPTSFSVLKGVIKGKDGVFVVKDFLLNTNYMRATAKGGFNIPADSINLHVNADIIELPNLYLKIVNAFLDAISGVDVHVSGRLSDPQVNVLGLQRWNDVFSDVLGLPQQSFRFFRNFLF; encoded by the coding sequence GTGAAAAAAATATTTTGGATTCTTTTTTTATTATTCGATTTATGTCTGCTTGCCGCAGTCATGGGTGGAATTTATTATATTGAATCAGAGAGCCCTCGAAGCGAACTTGAAGCTTATCTAAGTGAAATATCAGGTCGGAATGTTGTTTTCGAGAAAAATTTAGATTTCGTTTTTTTCCCGTGGATTGGATTTCATACAGGAGCCATATCTGTCAGCGGGGTTCCGTCAGAAGATTCTCCTCCTCAGATTACTGTTAGTGATATAGATTTTAAAGTTCGTCTTTTACCTCTTCTTCTTGGGCGAATCGAAATTGATACAATAATAGTCGATTCTCCCGTGGTCAGAGTTGATAGAGGAAAAGACGGTAAATTGAATTTACCGTTTGAAAATTTAACCTCTGATGATCAACAAGGCGGAGGATTTGTTCTATGTAAATCTATATCCGTTCGGGGCGTAAGCGTAGAGAATGCTACTTGTGTTTATCGAGATATTGCAACAGGGAATGCGTTCAATCTTTCCGGTGTAAATGTCAGAACCGGGGCTCTTATTAAAGACAGTCCTATTGCTTTTGTCGTCAATGCAAATGTTGATAGTGATTTATTTGGTATTGAGGCTGCTACCGGAGTTAAAGGGCTGCTTCATGTTTCCCTTGCAGACAAGTCGGTAGCTTTTTCGGAAACATCTCTTTCGCTACATGTAGAGAGTGACGAATTTTTGGGTTCTGATGGTACTATCGAAGGAATAGCTTCGCTTAATTTTGATTTAGTTCAAGGTAAAATTGATGTTCAGAATCTTGTTTTGCAAGGTATGGGGGTTCGTCTTACCGGTTCGGCAATATGTAGTAATATCTACGAATCTCCTAGTTTTATAGGTGAGCTTAAATCTACCCAATTTGATCCTAAAGCTCTTTTTGCCAGATTCATTCCTGAAAAAATACCTCCTGAAATGGACAAGGTGCTTAATTCTGCATCCTTTTCTGTTGCATTTCATTCTACTTTGAAAAAAACAGAACTTAAAAATTTAGTTTTAGCGATTGATGATACTGTTCTTCGCGGCGAATTTTCTTTGCGTGATTATGCAAACCCGTGGGCAGAGTTTGATGTTTGTGCGGATAGTATTGTTCTCGATAATTATACCAAACTTTTTGCGCTTAAGAAGTCTGTTCAACCTGCTAATTCAAATATCGGCACAGGTAAAAATAAGTTTAAAGATATGATCATTGCGGATCTTGTCCGGCGTATTCCCTGCAATGGAAAAGTCGAAATCGGTAAATTTGTTTATGACGGTTTGCGTATGGATAATTGCCGTTTGTCTGTTTCCCCCGGGCCCAAGGTTGCAAGTATCAGTGTTAAAGATGGTGCTTATTTAGATGGAAAATTTGCTGTCAAAGCTGATTTGTCTTTTGATAAGCAAAAAGAAAAAGATACGCTGTTTCTTTTAGGGGCGGGGTCAGTTTCGTCAGTGTCTTTGTCTCAGTTACCTCTCAAGTTTGAAGGATTTAAACTTACTTCCGGGAAGGTTGATTTTACTCTTGGTTCTTTGAGGTCAAGTGGTAAAACTTTCGGTGAAATTGTTAAAAATCTTAAAGCAGATATTTGTGTGGATGGGAAAAGTGTTAAAGCTTCTTTTAATTCCAAGGATATTCCTGCTCAGTATAAACAACTGCATGCTCAGACAATTCATATGGGCCTTAGCGCTGTTCCTCTTACTACCTCCGTAAGAAAGGGCGTGGTCGGACGTAATTTGAAAGTAAAACTTTCATGTGTCTTATTGAATCCTTCGGTCACGGTAGGCGGTGATTTTTCAGGTAATGTTTTCGGATCGCGAAATAGTACGAACGACTTTCTGGTTAATGACAGTAAATTGGTCTTATCTTTAGAAGGTAAATCCTTACCGATTAGAAAGAAGATTACCCTTACTTGTAATGGAGGCGCAGCTTTAAAAAATCAAAGTATTAAGTTTGATAGTTTTGTTATAAATAGCGGCAAAGTTAAAATTGCCGGAGATTTTAACGCGAAACGGTTAGGTTCTGAAACTGCCGCAGTGACGGGACGTCTTTTACTTAAAGAAACGAGTTGTTCAGATATTTTTGCTCTTTTGGGTTTAGATAAACCTGCGACTACCGATCCTGAAGCTTTCCGTTCGGTTGCTTTTGATAGTTCCTATCAGGTTAATGGCGATAATCTTAAAATGCATATTAATCGCTGCACTCTTGATAATTCAAATGCAAAGGGAACACTGGAGCTTACTAATTTTAAAAAGCCTGTTCTTAATTTTGTTTTGCAGGCTGATAAAGTCAATGTGGATAGGTTTTTGCCTCCGGATGAGCCTGTTGTCACAGAAAGACCGATTGGAGCGAGAAAGGCTGTAGCTCCTAAAGTTGCGGAATGGAAGTTCCCGCAAACTTTTCTAGAATCAATTAATGCAACGGGGAAAATTCAGTGTGACGCCTTTCGTATTTTTGATTTTGGTGGAAGTAGATTGAGTGCAGATGTTGATATGCGACAATCAGTAATCAACATTAAAAATGTCAAGGGTATTTTTCACCAAGGAAATATTGCAGGAAAGCTGTCCATAGGATTTAAAAACAGTACTGTTGCTTTAGCCACTGATCTGGAAGCTAGAGGATTTCAAGCGGGTCTGTTTTTTGCTGATTACGTCGGTAGAGCCTATGTCAAGGGCACAGCTGATTCTTCAGTTAAGCTTAATGGTCATTCCAGCGCGAATATAGATTTTATTGATACTTTGAGCGGGCGGTATGCTTTTAAGGTCGTCAAAGGATCATACCTTTTTGCTGCTAAAGTTGATAAAGAAGGTAAAGAAAAGCAAATTCCTCAGCCTACATCTTTTTCAGTTTTGAAAGGAGTAATTAAAGGAAAAGATGGTGTTTTTGTTGTTAAAGATTTCTTGTTGAATACAAACTATATGAGGGCAACAGCTAAAGGGGGATTTAATATCCCCGCTGATTCAATTAACCTGCATGTTAATGCAGACATTATTGAGTTGCCTAATTTATATTTGAAAATTGTAAATGCCTTTTTGGATGCTATTTCAGGAGTTGACGTTCATGTTTCCGGCAGGCTGAGTGATCCTCAGGTTAATGTTTTGGGGCTTCAGCGCTGGAACGATGTTTTCAGTGATGTTTTAGGTTTGCCGCAACAGTCATTTAGATTTTTCAGAAACTTTTTATTCTGA
- the fabZ gene encoding 3-hydroxyacyl-ACP dehydratase FabZ encodes MSKKEIDYLDIQKIMSMLPHRYPFLLVDRVEELVSGESIKAFKNITMNEPFFQGHFPGLPVMPGVLIIEALAQAGGMIVLSIDGIDVADKVFLFTGIDKVKFRRPVVPGDKLELNVTKIRSKMNIWKMKCVATVDGEIAAQGEVSAAIVDRESL; translated from the coding sequence ATGAGTAAAAAAGAAATAGATTATCTCGACATACAGAAAATTATGTCGATGCTTCCTCATCGTTATCCTTTTCTTTTAGTCGATAGGGTAGAAGAATTGGTTTCCGGTGAGTCTATTAAAGCTTTTAAAAATATCACCATGAATGAGCCTTTTTTTCAGGGACATTTTCCGGGACTACCAGTTATGCCCGGAGTTTTGATAATTGAAGCTCTTGCTCAGGCTGGCGGAATGATAGTTCTCAGTATTGACGGCATAGACGTTGCTGATAAAGTCTTTCTGTTCACCGGGATTGATAAGGTCAAATTTCGCAGACCTGTTGTCCCGGGCGATAAATTGGAACTTAATGTTACCAAAATTCGCAGTAAGATGAATATTTGGAAAATGAAATGTGTTGCTACTGTTGATGGCGAAATTGCTGCTCAAGGCGAAGTTTCCGCTGCTATTGTAGACAGGGAGTCTTTATAG